The proteins below are encoded in one region of Bacillus alveayuensis:
- a CDS encoding stage V sporulation protein AF (product_source=KO:K06408; ko=KO:K06408; pfam=PF03323; transmembrane_helix_parts=Inside_1_287,TMhelix_288_310,Outside_311_348,TMhelix_349_371,Inside_372_377,TMhelix_378_400,Outside_401_414,TMhelix_415_437,Inside_438_488): protein MGDNKTPISPNLPENESFFKKHIGLGESFDLGVRKFKIIQKQLHLYYVNGLCDTQYIIDLLRQLTEINDHEKESSKVKEIIENRLIHQQVSEIKTLDEAVDQLLSGLIVIIIEGYDFGFVVDVRSYPGRQPEEPDTEKVVRGARDGFVENIIVNTALIRRRIRDERLRFEILKVGERSKTDICLAYVEDVADPGLIKVIKKELNTIKIDGLTMADKSVEEFLVKQGYNPFPLVRYTERADVAANHLLEGHVIIMVDTSPSVIITPTTFFHHVQHAEEYRQAPAVGTFLRWVRFLGIVASIFLLPLWLLFVLEPSLLPKNLAYIGPNEQKNIPVVIQLFLADLGVEFMRMAAIHTPTALSVAMGLIAAVLIGEIAIEVGLFVPEVILYVSIAAIGTFTTPSYELSVANKMVRLFLLILVSIFHIPGFVIGSTLYVLLLASVRSLNTPYLWPFIPFNAKALWQVLVRTSVPGAKLRPSIVHPQNVKKQPS from the coding sequence ATGGGAGACAATAAAACACCGATATCTCCGAACCTTCCGGAAAATGAAAGCTTTTTTAAAAAGCATATTGGTTTAGGAGAAAGCTTCGACTTAGGGGTAAGAAAATTTAAGATCATTCAAAAGCAGCTTCATTTATATTATGTCAATGGTTTATGCGATACTCAATATATTATCGATCTTTTAAGACAATTAACGGAAATAAATGATCATGAAAAAGAGAGCTCAAAAGTAAAAGAAATTATCGAAAACAGGCTCATACATCAGCAAGTAAGTGAAATTAAAACATTAGATGAAGCCGTAGACCAATTGTTGTCAGGGCTAATCGTCATAATCATAGAAGGGTATGACTTTGGTTTTGTTGTGGATGTGAGAAGCTATCCTGGCAGACAACCGGAAGAGCCAGACACAGAAAAAGTAGTGCGTGGTGCACGGGATGGATTTGTGGAAAATATTATTGTCAATACAGCACTTATTAGAAGAAGAATTCGTGATGAAAGATTGCGGTTTGAAATTTTAAAAGTAGGGGAAAGGTCAAAAACAGATATTTGTCTTGCCTATGTTGAGGATGTGGCCGACCCAGGTTTAATCAAAGTCATAAAAAAAGAACTTAACACGATAAAAATTGATGGATTAACAATGGCTGATAAATCAGTTGAAGAATTTCTTGTCAAACAAGGCTATAATCCATTTCCGCTTGTTCGCTATACGGAGCGAGCTGATGTAGCAGCTAACCATTTGCTTGAGGGACATGTTATTATTATGGTCGACACGTCTCCAAGTGTCATTATTACTCCTACGACCTTTTTCCATCATGTACAGCATGCCGAAGAATATCGTCAAGCACCTGCTGTAGGAACATTTCTCCGCTGGGTGCGCTTTTTAGGGATCGTCGCATCGATATTTTTGCTGCCTTTATGGCTGCTATTTGTTCTTGAACCTTCTTTGCTGCCAAAAAACTTAGCTTACATAGGGCCGAACGAACAAAAAAACATCCCTGTTGTGATCCAACTATTTTTAGCAGATTTAGGGGTTGAATTTATGAGAATGGCTGCCATTCATACCCCGACAGCTTTATCTGTCGCGATGGGATTAATTGCGGCTGTATTAATTGGCGAAATTGCGATTGAAGTTGGTTTATTCGTTCCAGAGGTCATATTATATGTTTCTATTGCTGCGATCGGTACGTTTACAACACCAAGCTACGAATTAAGTGTTGCCAATAAAATGGTCAGACTGTTTTTATTAATACTCGTTTCGATCTTCCATATACCAGGTTTTGTTATAGGCAGTACTTTATACGTTCTATTGTTGGCAAGTGTTCGTTCCTTAAATACACCTTATTTATGGCCTTTTATTCCATTTAATGCGAAAGCGCTTTGGCAAGTTCTTGTGAGAACATCAGTACCGGGAGCTAAGCTACGTCCTAGCATCGTTCATCCCCAAAACGTTAAAAAGCAGCCGTCTTAG